The following are from one region of the Sphingomonas oryzagri genome:
- a CDS encoding TonB-dependent receptor, with translation MKMSFRLLAGVACAALIPAIANAADTVAATDAGATTTAGTDGASADQPKDIVVLGFGKSRQVQEINAADIARIVPGASPLKAIEKLPGVNFQSADPFGAYEWAVRISLRGFNQNQLGFTLDGVPLGDMSYGNVNGLHISRAIISENVARTEVAQGAGALGTASTSNLGGTIQFYSDTPKEKMGLTVDGTYGADDTERAYVRVDSGNIGGSGLKGYLSYAFNHADKWKGDGPQRQHQVNAKIVEDLGDLGSISAFVNFSDRRETDYQDLSYDIIARRGLRDDNLTGNYALAVQLAKIYQNQVATAAGQPQPWFGAGIVFPSGFSTVDDEYADAGGLRRDWLGGVTFDAHLTPEIYFKATGYYHNNKGQGSWITPYTATPAGALNQDGSVITDPGALSFRTTEYSIHRGGLIGAATWEHGPNTLEVGGWFESNTFDQARRYYGLSDGDVQSRPTLDFQSNPFATSWHGKYDTQTWQYHVTDTLKLFDDKLVLNGGWKGVNVINTANMRVDGGLASGQIGARDWFQPQAGVVYHVTPNAEVFADYTENMRAFVSSATTGPFSTTQVGFDAISGKLKPERSKTAEGGLRVHYGPFQASAVGYYVDFTNRLLVITNGVGIQGLANTLANVGSVHTYGAELTATYRIFNPLSVYASYSYNSSKYENTVIDAAGKLQVNKGDNVVDTPKNMVKGEVVYDDGQFMFRAGADYMSKRYVTYTNDVSVKGRVLVDASAGYTFRNMGMLDGFSITANVTNLFDKKYIGTIGSNGFVASGDSQTMLAGAPRQWFVTLKKVF, from the coding sequence ATGAAGATGTCGTTCCGACTGCTCGCCGGCGTTGCCTGCGCCGCGCTGATTCCCGCGATAGCAAACGCCGCGGACACGGTTGCCGCCACCGATGCGGGGGCGACCACCACGGCCGGCACGGATGGCGCTTCGGCCGATCAGCCGAAGGACATCGTCGTGCTCGGCTTCGGCAAGAGCCGCCAGGTGCAGGAGATCAACGCCGCCGACATTGCGCGCATCGTGCCGGGCGCCAGCCCGTTGAAGGCGATCGAGAAGCTGCCGGGCGTCAACTTCCAGTCGGCCGATCCCTTCGGCGCCTATGAGTGGGCGGTGCGCATCTCGCTGCGCGGCTTCAACCAGAACCAGCTCGGCTTCACCCTCGACGGCGTGCCGCTCGGCGACATGAGCTACGGCAACGTCAACGGCCTGCACATCAGCCGCGCGATCATCTCCGAGAACGTCGCCCGTACCGAGGTGGCGCAGGGCGCCGGTGCGCTCGGCACCGCGTCGACCAGCAATCTCGGCGGCACCATCCAGTTCTACTCGGATACGCCCAAGGAGAAGATGGGCCTCACCGTCGATGGCACCTACGGCGCCGACGACACCGAGCGCGCCTACGTTCGCGTCGACTCCGGCAACATCGGCGGCAGCGGCCTCAAGGGCTATCTGAGCTACGCCTTCAACCATGCCGACAAGTGGAAGGGCGACGGCCCACAGCGCCAGCATCAGGTCAACGCCAAGATCGTCGAGGATCTGGGCGATCTCGGCAGCATCTCCGCGTTCGTGAACTTCTCCGATCGCCGCGAGACCGACTATCAGGATCTGAGCTACGACATCATCGCGCGTCGCGGCCTGCGCGACGACAACCTGACGGGCAATTACGCGCTCGCGGTCCAGCTGGCGAAGATCTACCAGAACCAGGTTGCGACGGCGGCCGGACAGCCGCAGCCCTGGTTCGGCGCTGGCATCGTCTTCCCGTCGGGCTTCAGCACGGTGGACGACGAATATGCCGACGCCGGCGGCCTGCGCCGCGACTGGCTGGGCGGCGTCACCTTCGACGCGCACCTGACGCCCGAGATCTACTTCAAGGCGACCGGCTACTACCACAACAACAAGGGGCAGGGCAGCTGGATCACGCCCTACACGGCCACCCCGGCGGGCGCGCTGAACCAGGATGGCAGCGTCATCACTGATCCGGGGGCGCTGTCCTTCCGCACTACCGAATACAGCATCCACCGGGGTGGCCTGATCGGTGCCGCGACCTGGGAACATGGACCCAACACCCTCGAGGTCGGCGGTTGGTTCGAGAGCAACACCTTCGATCAGGCACGCCGCTATTATGGCCTCTCTGATGGTGACGTGCAGTCTCGTCCGACGCTCGACTTCCAGAGCAATCCGTTCGCGACCTCGTGGCACGGCAAATACGACACCCAGACCTGGCAATACCATGTCACGGACACGCTGAAGCTGTTCGACGACAAGCTGGTGCTGAACGGCGGCTGGAAGGGCGTGAACGTCATCAACACCGCCAACATGCGCGTGGACGGCGGCCTCGCCTCGGGCCAGATCGGCGCGCGCGACTGGTTCCAGCCGCAGGCGGGCGTGGTCTACCACGTGACGCCGAACGCCGAGGTGTTCGCCGACTATACCGAGAACATGCGCGCCTTCGTCTCGTCGGCGACGACCGGGCCGTTCTCGACCACGCAGGTCGGATTCGACGCGATCTCGGGCAAGCTGAAGCCGGAGCGTTCGAAGACCGCCGAGGGCGGTCTGCGCGTCCATTACGGGCCGTTCCAGGCGTCGGCGGTCGGCTATTATGTCGACTTCACCAACCGCCTGCTGGTGATCACCAATGGCGTCGGCATCCAGGGTCTCGCCAACACGCTCGCCAACGTCGGCTCGGTCCACACCTACGGCGCCGAGCTGACCGCGACCTACCGCATCTTCAACCCGCTCTCGGTCTATGCGAGCTATTCGTACAACAGCTCCAAGTACGAGAACACGGTGATCGATGCGGCCGGCAAGCTGCAGGTCAACAAGGGCGACAACGTCGTCGATACGCCCAAGAACATGGTGAAGGGCGAGGTCGTCTATGACGACGGCCAGTTCATGTTCCGCGCCGGCGCCGACTATATGTCCAAGCGCTACGTCACCTACACCAACGACGTTTCGGTGAAGGGCCGCGTGCTGGTCGATGCCTCGGCGGGCTACACGTTCCGGAACATGGGTATGCTGGATGGCTTCAGCATCACCGCGAACGTCACCAACCTGTTCGACAAGAAGTATATCGGCACGATCGGGTCGAACGGTTTTGTGGCGAGCGGCGACTCCCAGACGATGCTGGCCGGTGCGCCGCGGCAGTGGTTCGTGACGCTCAAGAAGGTGTTCTGA
- the pyrC gene encoding dihydroorotase, which yields MTDSITIRRPDDWHVHLRDGEMLQAVAGFTARQFARAIVMPNLTPPVTTVAQAEAYRDRILAAVPEGVDFTPLMVCYLTDAADPAEIERGFASGAFTACKLYPAHATTNSAHGVTDIFKLAPVLETMQRIGMPLLIHGEVTDRAIDIFDREAVFIETILTPLARDYPGLKIVLEHITTAEAVDFVLANGPQLGATITPQHMIINRNAIFDGGIRPHAYCLPIAKREHHRLAVRKAAVSGAPQFFLGTDSAPHAVGRKETSCGCAGIFNAPYAMESYTQVFDEEDALDRLEAFASENGPRFYGLPLNEARVTLERAEVPVPDRIGDGALAVVPFHAGERIGWRFVAG from the coding sequence ATGACCGACAGCATCACGATCCGCCGCCCCGACGACTGGCATGTGCACCTTCGCGACGGCGAGATGCTGCAGGCCGTGGCCGGCTTCACCGCCCGCCAGTTCGCCCGCGCCATCGTGATGCCCAACCTCACCCCGCCGGTGACGACGGTCGCGCAGGCCGAGGCCTATCGCGACCGCATCCTGGCGGCGGTGCCGGAGGGTGTGGACTTCACCCCACTGATGGTCTGCTACCTGACCGACGCTGCCGACCCGGCCGAAATCGAGCGCGGCTTCGCGTCGGGCGCCTTCACCGCGTGCAAGCTCTACCCAGCCCACGCCACCACCAACAGTGCGCACGGCGTCACCGACATCTTCAAGCTGGCTCCGGTGCTGGAGACGATGCAGCGCATCGGTATGCCGCTGCTGATCCACGGCGAGGTGACCGATCGCGCGATCGACATCTTCGATCGCGAGGCGGTGTTCATCGAGACGATCCTGACCCCGCTGGCGCGCGATTACCCCGGCCTCAAGATCGTGCTGGAGCATATCACGACCGCCGAAGCCGTCGATTTCGTGCTGGCCAACGGGCCGCAACTAGGCGCGACGATCACGCCGCAGCACATGATCATCAACCGCAACGCGATCTTCGACGGCGGCATTCGCCCGCACGCTTACTGCCTGCCTATCGCCAAACGCGAGCATCACCGGCTGGCGGTGCGCAAGGCGGCCGTATCCGGCGCCCCGCAATTCTTCCTCGGCACGGACAGCGCGCCGCACGCGGTCGGCCGCAAGGAAACGTCGTGCGGCTGCGCGGGCATCTTCAACGCGCCCTACGCAATGGAAAGCTATACGCAGGTGTTCGACGAGGAGGATGCGCTCGACCGGCTGGAGGCCTTCGCTTCGGAAAACGGCCCGCGCTTCTACGGCCTGCCGCTCAACGAAGCGCGCGTGACGCTGGAGCGCGCCGAGGTGCCGGTGCCCGATCGTATCGGCGACGGTGCGCTCGCCGTCGTGCCATTCCATGCCGGCGAGCGCATCGGCTGGCGCTTCGTCGCCGGCTGA
- a CDS encoding SPFH domain-containing protein: protein MTNMYVLGASAVVALVVVFLFTLSRMVRYVGNNRVAIVEKLWSRNGSISGGLIALSREAGYQPAVLRGGYHFFVPFQYRVHSQPLVTIPQGQVGYVFARDGAPLGPTQTLASNATTADFLDVRAFLSNGGQKGPQRTILREGTYAINLAQFVIITREHIYGLMLERADEALFTQMQGVIEGRGGFMAVVIKDSTDQIGIVTVHDGPALTADQIIAPEVGTDQADTATFHNSFQDPEKFIAAGGRRGRQLQVLVEGSYFINRLFATVEMVSKTVIEVGHVGVVISYTGETGRDTSGEDYRHGELVARGHRGVWSEPLLPGKYAFNTYAGKIIAVPTTNFILKWDQDVTGQHKFDENLSEVSLITRDAFEPTLPLSVVVHIDYRKAPLVIQRFGDIKKLVEQTLDPMVSAYFKNVAQKKTLIELLQERSDIQEQAGEEMRTKFGNYNLELQEVLIGTPRAAAGNDQIEKVLQQLRERQVAEERVTTYEKQRIAAESEKALREAEARAHQQTSITESELSITVQENQGKAALKRATQDAEQTRTLAKAEADRTRLLGEGEAAKVVALAGAEAERITRTGLATAETIEKQAAASGGAQYQLTRQVIERLADALEKSGVDIVPRVQINTGGADGAQGAGALQALIGMLLSEKGMHMLGEPAAANDAKPATDIAAE from the coding sequence ATGACAAATATGTATGTGCTCGGCGCCTCGGCTGTCGTGGCCCTCGTCGTCGTCTTTCTTTTCACCCTCTCGCGCATGGTCCGCTACGTCGGCAACAACCGCGTCGCCATCGTCGAGAAACTGTGGAGCCGCAACGGATCGATCTCCGGCGGCCTGATCGCCTTGTCGCGCGAGGCCGGCTACCAACCCGCCGTGCTGCGCGGCGGCTACCATTTCTTCGTGCCGTTCCAATATCGCGTCCACAGTCAGCCGCTGGTGACGATCCCGCAGGGCCAGGTCGGCTACGTGTTCGCCCGTGACGGTGCACCGCTGGGGCCGACCCAGACGCTCGCCAGCAACGCCACCACGGCGGATTTCCTCGATGTGCGCGCGTTCCTGTCGAACGGCGGCCAGAAGGGCCCGCAGCGCACGATCCTGCGCGAGGGCACCTACGCCATCAACCTCGCCCAGTTCGTGATCATCACGCGCGAGCATATCTATGGCCTGATGCTGGAGCGCGCCGACGAGGCGCTGTTCACCCAGATGCAGGGCGTGATCGAGGGGCGCGGCGGCTTCATGGCGGTCGTGATCAAGGATTCGACCGACCAGATCGGCATCGTCACCGTGCATGACGGGCCGGCGCTCACCGCCGACCAGATCATCGCGCCGGAAGTCGGCACCGATCAGGCCGACACCGCCACCTTCCACAACAGCTTCCAGGATCCGGAGAAGTTCATCGCGGCGGGCGGCCGTCGCGGTCGCCAGCTGCAGGTGCTCGTCGAGGGCAGCTACTTCATCAACCGCCTGTTCGCGACCGTCGAGATGGTCTCCAAGACGGTGATCGAGGTTGGCCATGTCGGCGTGGTGATCAGCTATACCGGCGAGACCGGTCGCGATACGTCGGGCGAGGATTATCGCCATGGCGAGCTGGTCGCGCGCGGCCATCGCGGCGTGTGGAGCGAGCCGCTTCTGCCCGGCAAATATGCCTTCAACACCTATGCGGGCAAGATCATCGCGGTGCCGACCACCAACTTCATCCTGAAGTGGGATCAGGACGTCACCGGCCAGCACAAGTTCGACGAGAACCTGTCCGAGGTGTCGCTGATCACCCGCGACGCGTTCGAGCCGACGCTGCCGCTGAGCGTGGTCGTCCATATCGACTATCGCAAGGCGCCTTTGGTCATCCAGCGCTTCGGCGACATCAAGAAGCTGGTCGAGCAGACGCTCGATCCGATGGTCTCGGCCTATTTCAAGAATGTCGCGCAGAAGAAGACGCTGATCGAGCTGCTGCAGGAACGCTCGGACATTCAGGAGCAGGCCGGCGAGGAAATGCGCACCAAGTTCGGCAACTACAATCTCGAGCTGCAGGAGGTGCTGATCGGCACGCCCCGCGCGGCGGCCGGCAACGACCAGATCGAGAAGGTGCTCCAGCAGCTGCGCGAGCGGCAGGTCGCCGAGGAGCGCGTCACCACCTACGAGAAGCAGCGCATCGCCGCCGAGAGCGAGAAGGCGCTGCGCGAGGCGGAGGCGCGCGCGCATCAGCAGACCTCGATCACCGAATCCGAACTCTCGATCACGGTGCAGGAGAATCAGGGCAAGGCTGCGCTCAAGCGCGCGACCCAGGATGCCGAGCAGACCCGCACGCTGGCGAAGGCGGAGGCCGATCGCACCCGCCTGCTCGGCGAGGGCGAGGCGGCGAAGGTCGTGGCGCTCGCGGGCGCCGAGGCCGAGCGGATCACCCGCACCGGCCTCGCCACCGCCGAGACGATCGAGAAGCAGGCGGCGGCGTCCGGCGGCGCGCAGTATCAGCTGACCCGGCAGGTGATCGAGCGGCTCGCCGATGCGCTGGAGAAATCGGGCGTCGACATCGTGCCGAGGGTGCAGATCAACACCGGCGGCGCGGATGGCGCTCAGGGCGCAGGCGCGTTGCAGGCGCTGATCGGGATGCTGCTGAGCGAGAAGGGCATGCACATGCTCGGCGAGCCGGCAGCCGCCAATGACGCGAAGCCCGCAACCGACATCGCAGCGGAATAG
- a CDS encoding response regulator transcription factor — MTTRIVYLVGGSPQTRRSLARILRVTGFRTHAFATAADLIDATAYIEPGCVLLDTDLPDGDSIDLLRQLGEIRPDLPVIIMAADADVPAAVRAIRAGAFDFIAQPLADVALLAMLEQAFAHLPQRVRHALKVRDAMVKGGRLTPRERDVLDGMLAGRANREIGDALGIGVRTVEMHRANVMRKLDADSLPALMRLCLLAGITSVESDEAA, encoded by the coding sequence ATGACGACGCGGATTGTCTACCTCGTCGGCGGAAGTCCTCAAACGCGCCGTTCGCTCGCCCGTATCCTCCGCGTCACCGGCTTTCGCACCCATGCCTTCGCCACCGCTGCCGATCTGATCGACGCGACCGCCTATATCGAACCCGGCTGCGTCCTGCTCGATACCGACCTGCCGGACGGGGACAGCATCGATCTTCTGCGCCAACTTGGCGAGATCCGTCCCGATCTGCCGGTGATCATCATGGCGGCGGATGCGGATGTGCCGGCCGCGGTGCGCGCGATCCGCGCCGGCGCATTCGATTTCATCGCACAGCCGCTCGCCGATGTCGCGTTGCTGGCGATGCTCGAGCAGGCCTTCGCTCATCTGCCGCAGCGCGTGCGCCATGCCCTGAAGGTTCGCGACGCCATGGTGAAAGGCGGCCGCCTGACCCCGCGCGAGCGCGACGTCCTGGACGGCATGTTGGCGGGGCGCGCCAATCGCGAAATCGGCGATGCGCTGGGCATCGGCGTCCGCACGGTCGAGATGCACCGGGCCAACGTGATGCGGAAGCTGGATGCCGACAGCCTGCCCGCCTTGATGCGGCTGTGCCTGCTTGCCGGAATAACGTCCGTGGAAAGCGACGAGGCCGCCTAG
- a CDS encoding BLUF domain-containing protein gives MGDISGEIGVNHTCGLMAAHYQGGVPDIEDPSACHRWFYVSRCLLPANWVDAAVADIVKVSRIRNDSLRLTGALLFTGRRFAQYIEGAAEHVAAVQESIKRDARHGEVQTILAGAGEGRLFDDWSLAYAGPSLFLSAQVESVLDEAPHSAARLIGILREFATQES, from the coding sequence GTGGGCGATATCTCCGGAGAAATCGGCGTTAACCATACTTGCGGCCTCATGGCAGCGCATTATCAAGGCGGAGTGCCTGATATCGAAGACCCATCCGCCTGCCATCGCTGGTTCTATGTGAGCCGGTGTCTCCTTCCCGCGAATTGGGTCGATGCGGCGGTGGCCGACATCGTTAAGGTCTCGCGCATCCGTAATGATTCACTCAGGCTGACCGGAGCGTTGCTCTTCACCGGGCGGCGCTTCGCGCAATATATCGAGGGAGCGGCCGAGCACGTCGCGGCGGTTCAGGAGAGCATCAAGCGTGACGCGCGGCATGGCGAGGTGCAAACCATCCTCGCCGGCGCCGGGGAGGGGCGACTGTTCGACGACTGGTCGCTCGCTTATGCGGGGCCGTCGCTTTTCCTGTCGGCGCAGGTGGAGTCGGTGCTCGACGAGGCGCCTCATTCGGCGGCGCGCCTGATCGGCATTCTCCGCGAATTCGCGACGCAGGAGAGCTGA